From Hymenobacter sediminicola:
AAGCCACAGACACGCTTTCGGCAGTAGAGTGGCACATGGTGTAGAAATTAGTTTCGAATCGGGCCTTGCAACCGGAATACTCTTGATTTTTCCCTGCAAGCGCTCCGCCAACTACCAGGCTCCACGCCTTTCCCCATGCTTTGGGCTGAGAAAAGAAAAGGCCGGCTCCTTGGGAGCCAGCCTTTTTCAAACCACTCTATTGCGGTAGTGCTACAGCGCCGCTAGGCTTTGCTCTAGGGCCGTGATTTTGGCTTCGGTGTCGGCCAGCTTCTGCCGCTCACGCTCCACCAGGTCGGGCTTGGCATTGGCCACGAACTTGTCGTTGGCCAGCTTCTTCAGCACCGAGTCGCGGAAGCCCTGGGCGTATTCCAGTTCCTTCGAGAGGCGCTCCTTCTCGGCCCCGAGGTCAATCTGACCTTCCAACGGCACGAAAAACTCCGCGCCGCCCGCCACGAAGCCCACCGAAGCCGCCGGCGCTTCCGTTACCACCGATACGTCGGTGAGAGCGGCCAGCTTGCGGATGATGGGGTCATAGTCGGTGAGCAACTGGGCGTCGTCGGTTTTGGCGGACAGGGTCAGGGGCTTGTTGGGGCCCAGGCCCTTCTGGTTGCGGATGGTACGCACACCGGCCACGATGGCCAGGGCCTTTTCCATGCGGGCCAGCACCTCGGCGGCGCCCGCCACAGGTTGGGCCTTGGGCCAGGCGGCCACGCACACGTACTCCTTGGGGCCGCGCTCCTTCAGCTCATGCCAGATTTCCTCGGTGATGAAGGGCATGAACGGGTGCAGCAGTTTGAGCAGGGTTTCCAGGAAACCGGTAGTCAGGCGTAGCGTTTCGGGGTCGATGGGGGCCTGGTAGGCGGGCTTGATCATCTCCAGATACTCCGAGCAGAAATCGTCCCACACCAGCTTATACACCGTCATCAGCGCGTCGCTCATCCGGAACTTCTCGAAGTGCTCGTCCAGCTCGGCAATGGTGGCGTTGAGCTTAGCCCCGAACCACTCCACGGCCTTCTCGTTGGGGAAAGGCAACGCGGCATCTACCTCCCAGCCTTGGGTGAGACGGAAGGCGTTCCAGAGCTTGTTGGAGAAGTTGCGGCCCTGCTCCACCAGCTTTTCATCGTAGAGTAAGTCATTGCCGGCCGGGGCCGAGAACAGCATGCCGGTGCGCACGCCATCGGCCCCGAACTGCTTGATGAGGTCCAGCGGATCGGGCGAGTTGCCGAGCTGCTTACTCATCTTGCGGCCCTGGGCGTCGCGCACGATGCCGGTGAGGTACACGTTGCGGAAGGGCACTTCCTTGCGGAATTCCAGCCCAGCCATAATCATGCGGGCCACCCAGAAGAACAGGATGTCCGGCCCCGTCACCAGGTCATTGGTGGGGTAGAAATAGTTGACGTCGGCATTGTCGGGGTCCTTGAAGCCGTCGAACACCGAAATCGGCCACAGCCACGACGAAAACCAGGTGTCCAGCACGTCCTCGTCCTGGCGCAGGTCCGAAAGTTGCAGGTCGGCGTTGCCGCTTTGCTCCCGGGCCTGGATCAGTGCCTCTTCGGCGGTGAGGGCCACCACGTAGGTGCCATCGGGCAGGTAGTAGGCCGGAATCTGCTGGCCCCACCACAGCTGCCGCGAAATGCACCAGTCGCGCACGTTCTCCATCCACACCCGGTAGGTGTTCTTGAACTTGGCCGGGTGCAGCTTTACAGTGTCGTTTTCCACCACTTCCAGCGCCGGCTTGGCCAGGTGCTCCATTTTCAGGAACCACTGCAAGCTTAGGCGGGGCTCAATGACAGCTTTGGTACGCTCCGAAGTCTGCACGATGCTGGCATACTCCTCCACCTTCACCAGGTGGCCGGCTTCCTCCAAA
This genomic window contains:
- a CDS encoding valine--tRNA ligase codes for the protein MSIAKTYTPADVEAKWYQRWQEQGFFKARANPRKQPYTVVIPPPNVTGVLHMGHMLNNTIQDVLVRRARMQGKEACWVPGTDHASIATEAKVVALLKEQGIEKKDLTREQFLEHAFAWKEKYGGIILEQLKQLGASCDWDRTRFTMEPELTEAVLRVFVDLHQKGLVYRGVRMVNWDPQSQTAISDEEVIPKDVMAKMYHLRYEVVGQEGQFLTVATSRPETIMADVAVAVNPNDPRYTHLHGAKVRIPLLGREIPVILDEYVSIDFGTGALKVTPAHDLNDYELGVKHNLPVIDILNNDGSLNEKAVLYVGQDRFAARRNIVKDLEEAGHLVKVEEYASIVQTSERTKAVIEPRLSLQWFLKMEHLAKPALEVVENDTVKLHPAKFKNTYRVWMENVRDWCISRQLWWGQQIPAYYLPDGTYVVALTAEEALIQAREQSGNADLQLSDLRQDEDVLDTWFSSWLWPISVFDGFKDPDNADVNYFYPTNDLVTGPDILFFWVARMIMAGLEFRKEVPFRNVYLTGIVRDAQGRKMSKQLGNSPDPLDLIKQFGADGVRTGMLFSAPAGNDLLYDEKLVEQGRNFSNKLWNAFRLTQGWEVDAALPFPNEKAVEWFGAKLNATIAELDEHFEKFRMSDALMTVYKLVWDDFCSEYLEMIKPAYQAPIDPETLRLTTGFLETLLKLLHPFMPFITEEIWHELKERGPKEYVCVAAWPKAQPVAGAAEVLARMEKALAIVAGVRTIRNQKGLGPNKPLTLSAKTDDAQLLTDYDPIIRKLAALTDVSVVTEAPAASVGFVAGGAEFFVPLEGQIDLGAEKERLSKELEYAQGFRDSVLKKLANDKFVANAKPDLVERERQKLADTEAKITALEQSLAAL